A genomic segment from Tribolium castaneum strain GA2 chromosome 11, icTriCast1.1, whole genome shotgun sequence encodes:
- the LOC135265220 gene encoding uncharacterized protein LOC135265220 isoform X1, translated as MWPFKTEGKMVCHTNDIGFLLNDEFMGCNRRNPNKRVVFCPPPPSRGMNSRYTRVEGSGTYMVESSTGCEFCASFVSVFCYRVFSDRSPYLRVLEFLKFCFSKTLSHFCGTSLVGFYITTMGMCWAPDCKHYSTRDKCHFFSFPKSGKERALWKKLLRRDVEPGPGAYVCSCHFRDGRKENGPELFLHNIAKRAYFQVESPEKKKMKKQGLPSCSSSAESLSVDIPEETVPSTMNLEEVPSTSTAVVAAPADIIQDAPLESMGVQAPLVSHAALEAEMYFLKKENAELKAKIQYLTVRFCYENVQGNDKLIVLYTGLPNSQIFEALFHLIEKLDIKYYHKWTVQKLTRIDQLFLTLVKLRLNFPQLDLAQRFGVAQSTVSNIILTFVHVIYEILYKQFMTTMPSREKNKSCLPTCFSNFTNCRAVLDCTEIFTVVSRKSMSTQKLTYSTYKHHNTFKGLIGVAPNGVITFVSDLYVGSTSDQKVVLNCGIIDMLKTGDMILADKGFLIQNILPPGVTLNIPPFLSNVQFTPEQVKCTENIARARIHVERAIRRLKCYHILNFLPESLCHYGDIVFKATAALTNLQFPLIKEVAELFQDCDD; from the exons atgtggcCTTTTAAAACTGAGGGAAAAATGGTTTGCCACACTAATGACATTGGATTTCTTCTGAATGACGAATTCATGGGGTGCAACCGGCGCAACCCCAATAAACGGGTTGTTTTCTGTCCCCCTCCCCCATCACGAGGGATGAATAGCAGGTATACGAGGGTAGAGGGTTCAGGCACATACATGGTTGAAAGTAGTACGGGTTGTGAGTTCTGTGCTTCTTTCGTGAGTGTCTTTTGTTATCGTGTTTTTTCCGATCGTTCTCCATATCTTCGtgttcttgaatttttaaaattctgtttttccaAGACATTATCTCATTTTTGTGGTACATCATTAG TAGGTTTTTACATCACAACTATGGGAATGTGTTGGGCTCCAGATTGCAAACACTATAGTACTCGCgataaatgccatttttttagttttcctaaGTCGGGAAAAGAACGAGCactatggaaaaaattgttgag aaGAGATGTAGAACCCGGACCAGGAGCCTACGTTTGCAGCTGCCATTTTCGGGATGGAAGAAAGGAAAATGgtcctgaattatttttgcacaatatcgcaaaaagagcctattttcaagtggaatctccagaaaaaaaaaagatgaaaaaacaagGACTCCCTTCTTGTTCTAGTTCCGCTGAATcattaag TGTTGATATACCGGAAGAAACAGTACCATCGACAATGAATTTAGAGGAAGTGCCATCGACGTCTACAGCCGTAGTTGCAGCACCAGCAGATATAATTCAAGATGCTCCGTTAGAATCTATGGGTGTGCAAGCACCCTTGGTGTCACATGCGGCTCTTGAAGCAGAAatgtattttctcaaaaaggaaaatgctgaacttaaagcaaaaatacaatatctgACAGTACGATTTTGCTATGAAAATGTTCAAGGAAATGACAAACTCATTGTTTTATATACCGGTCTTCCCAATAGCCAGATTTTCGAAGCATTGTTTCACTTAATCGAAAAGTTGgacataaaatattaccacAAATGGACAGTCCAAAAGTTAACTAGAATTGACCAACTCTTTTTAACCCTAGTAAAATTACGACTCAATTTCCCTCAACTTGATTTGGCGCAACGCTTTGGGGTTGCCCAAAGCACAGtttctaatattattttaacatttgtccatgtaatatatgaaattttatataaacagtTTATGACGACAATGCCTTCgcgcgaaaaaaataaatcttgcttgccaacatgttttagcaattttactaattgtagAGCAGTTCTAGATTGTACCGAAATTTTCACTGTGGTATCACGTAAGTCTATGTcaacacagaaattaacaTATAGTACTTACAAACATCATAATACTTTCAAAGGGCTAATTGGAGTTGCACCCAATGGTGTCATCACATTTGTAAGTGATTTATACGTGGGATCAACTTCTGatcaaaaagttgttttaaattgtggaaTAATCGACATGTTAAAAACTGGAGATATGATTTTAGCCGATAAGGGATTTTTGATCCAAAATATTCTGCCACCAGGGGTCACTTTGAATATTCCaccttttttatcaaatgtccAATTTACACCAGAGCAAGTTAAGTGTACCGAAAATATTGCACGTGCAAGAATACACGTCGAAAGGGCAATACGccgattaaaatgttatcatattttaaattttttgccagagTCTTTGTGCCACTATGgagatattgtttttaaagcgACTGCCGCTTTAACAAACCTccaatttccattaattaaagaggtagcagaattgtttcaggattgtgatgattaa
- the LOC135265220 gene encoding uncharacterized protein LOC135265220 isoform X3 — MWPFKTEGKMVCHTNDIGFLLNDEFMGCNRRNPNKRVVFCPPPPSRGMNSRYTRVEGSGTYMVESSTGCEFCASFVSVFCYRVFSDRSPYLRVLEFLKFCFSKTLSHFCGTSLVGFYITTMGMCWAPDCKHYSTRDKCHFFSFPKSGKERALWKKLLRRDVEPGPGAYVCSCHFRDGRKENGPELFLHNIAKRAYFQVESPEKKKMKKQGLPSCSSSAESLSVDIPEETVPSTMNLEEVPSTSTAVVAAPADIIQDAPLESMGVQAPLVSHAALEAEMYFLKKENAELKAKIQYLTVRFCYENVQGNDKLIVLYTGLPNSQIFEALFHLIEKLDIKYYHKWTVQKLTRIDQLFLTLVKLRLNFPQLDLAQRFGVAQSTVSNIILTFVHVIYEILYKQFMTTMPSREKNKSCLPTCFSNFTNCRAVLDCTEIFTVVSRLIGVAPNGVITFVSDLYVGSTSDQKVVLNCGIIDMLKTGDMILADKGFLIQNILPPGVTLNIPPFLSNVQFTPEQVKCTENIARARIHVERAIRRLKCYHILNFLPESLCHYGDIVFKATAALTNLQFPLIKEVAELFQDCDD, encoded by the exons atgtggcCTTTTAAAACTGAGGGAAAAATGGTTTGCCACACTAATGACATTGGATTTCTTCTGAATGACGAATTCATGGGGTGCAACCGGCGCAACCCCAATAAACGGGTTGTTTTCTGTCCCCCTCCCCCATCACGAGGGATGAATAGCAGGTATACGAGGGTAGAGGGTTCAGGCACATACATGGTTGAAAGTAGTACGGGTTGTGAGTTCTGTGCTTCTTTCGTGAGTGTCTTTTGTTATCGTGTTTTTTCCGATCGTTCTCCATATCTTCGtgttcttgaatttttaaaattctgtttttccaAGACATTATCTCATTTTTGTGGTACATCATTAG TAGGTTTTTACATCACAACTATGGGAATGTGTTGGGCTCCAGATTGCAAACACTATAGTACTCGCgataaatgccatttttttagttttcctaaGTCGGGAAAAGAACGAGCactatggaaaaaattgttgag aaGAGATGTAGAACCCGGACCAGGAGCCTACGTTTGCAGCTGCCATTTTCGGGATGGAAGAAAGGAAAATGgtcctgaattatttttgcacaatatcgcaaaaagagcctattttcaagtggaatctccagaaaaaaaaaagatgaaaaaacaagGACTCCCTTCTTGTTCTAGTTCCGCTGAATcattaag TGTTGATATACCGGAAGAAACAGTACCATCGACAATGAATTTAGAGGAAGTGCCATCGACGTCTACAGCCGTAGTTGCAGCACCAGCAGATATAATTCAAGATGCTCCGTTAGAATCTATGGGTGTGCAAGCACCCTTGGTGTCACATGCGGCTCTTGAAGCAGAAatgtattttctcaaaaaggaaaatgctgaacttaaagcaaaaatacaatatctgACAGTACGATTTTGCTATGAAAATGTTCAAGGAAATGACAAACTCATTGTTTTATATACCGGTCTTCCCAATAGCCAGATTTTCGAAGCATTGTTTCACTTAATCGAAAAGTTGgacataaaatattaccacAAATGGACAGTCCAAAAGTTAACTAGAATTGACCAACTCTTTTTAACCCTAGTAAAATTACGACTCAATTTCCCTCAACTTGATTTGGCGCAACGCTTTGGGGTTGCCCAAAGCACAGtttctaatattattttaacatttgtccatgtaatatatgaaattttatataaacagtTTATGACGACAATGCCTTCgcgcgaaaaaaataaatcttgcttgccaacatgttttagcaattttactaattgtagAGCAGTTCTAGATTGTACCGAAATTTTCACTGTGGTATCAC GGCTAATTGGAGTTGCACCCAATGGTGTCATCACATTTGTAAGTGATTTATACGTGGGATCAACTTCTGatcaaaaagttgttttaaattgtggaaTAATCGACATGTTAAAAACTGGAGATATGATTTTAGCCGATAAGGGATTTTTGATCCAAAATATTCTGCCACCAGGGGTCACTTTGAATATTCCaccttttttatcaaatgtccAATTTACACCAGAGCAAGTTAAGTGTACCGAAAATATTGCACGTGCAAGAATACACGTCGAAAGGGCAATACGccgattaaaatgttatcatattttaaattttttgccagagTCTTTGTGCCACTATGgagatattgtttttaaagcgACTGCCGCTTTAACAAACCTccaatttccattaattaaagaggtagcagaattgtttcaggattgtgatgattaa
- the LOC103313353 gene encoding uncharacterized protein LOC103313353, producing the protein MAEKHIVKFHFIAKFFGDGNRFLVRGENAFTSGHVTKFRFDGTVQPMRISAEVLPSMKKLNYTVEISYDLEEGVKTAHCTCPRGNVACHHMAAALYYAHYNVSATDIECQWSAPSKTTPQTEVIKLADVYKPKLSNYTALSRSSTEDEIIQFRAEIGVTNVVGFTWLLRPEASEEARKIIADIEEILQSLEYVQAIDKQKFLLEKCRIDEARIKLVEACTRGQHVNENWHVARKHRLTASRFGMVLSACSRRRFPPSLFKNLAEGYSLDRVAAVQWGKTHEKTALREFEEATNLKVQETGFWLEESGFLGASPDGLVEEDGILEIKCPYKYRDTDSLSEALKDKKYFYWRDENEDINLNSNHNYYHQVQGQMHITGRSICYFVVWTPKCTEIFQIEKDPGWSENINILKEFYLDQYISFISQ; encoded by the exons A tggcagaaaagcacattgttaagtttcactttattgcgaaattttttggggacggtaatcgctttttagttcggggagaaaatgcttttaccaGCGGTCACGTCACCAAATTTAGGTTTGATGGCACAGTACAACCGATGAGAATTTCTGCAGAAGTTCTACCGAGCAtgaaaaagctaaattatactgtggag ATTTCATATGACCTAGAAGAAGGGGTTAAGACGGCACATTGTACCTGCCCAAGGGGCAACGTGGCTTGCCATCATATGGCTGCAGCATTATATTATGCTCATTATAATGTAAGTGCTACTGACATTGAGTGTCAGTGGAGTGCCCcatcaaaaacaacaccacAAACAGAAGTCATTAAGTTAGCTGATGTTTACAAGCCGAAATTATCAAACTATACGGCACTGTCTAGGTCCTCTACTGAGGACGAAATTATTCAGTTCCGTGCCGAAATAGGCGTCACGAATGTGGTGGGCTTCACTTGGCTCCTAAGACCAGAAGCAAGTGAAGaagccagaaaaattattgcagataTCGAAGAAATTCTACAAAGCTTAGAATACGTGCAGGCCATAGACAAACAAAAGTTTCTTTTGGAGAAGTGCAGAATAGATGAGGCACGCATTAAACTGGTTGAGGCGTGCACTCGGGGCCAACATGTTAACGAAAATTGGCATGTAGCAAGGAAACATCGTTTAACGGCCAGCAGGTTTGGCATGGTACTATCTGCTTGCAGTAGACGAAGATTCCCAccctctttatttaaaaatttggcggaAGGCTATTCGCTTGACAGGGTTGCTGCTGTGCAGTGGGGTAAGACCCACGAGAAGACAGCGCTCAGAGAATTTGAAGAAGCGACGAATCTTAAAGTCCAAGAGACGGGATTTTG gttggAAGAATCAGGCTTTTTGGGAGCAAGTCCTGATGGATTAGTGGAAGAAGATGGGATTCTCGAAATTAAATGCCCATATAAATATAGGGACACTGACAGTTTGTCTGAAGCCCtgaaggataaaaaatatttttattggagggatgaaaatgaggacattaatcttaacagcaatcacaattattaccaCCAAGTACAGGGGCAAATGCACATCACTGGTCGAAGTATCTGCTACTTTGTCGTGTGGACACCAAAGTGCACAGagatatttcaaattgaaaaagatccGGGGTGGTCagaaaatatcaatattttaaaagaattttatcttgaccaatatatttcctttatttcacaataa
- the LOC135265220 gene encoding uncharacterized protein LOC135265220 isoform X4, translated as MGMCWAPDCKHYSTRDKCHFFSFPKSGKERALWKKLLRRDVEPGPGAYVCSCHFRDGRKENGPELFLHNIAKRAYFQVESPEKKKMKKQGLPSCSSSAESLSVDIPEETVPSTMNLEEVPSTSTAVVAAPADIIQDAPLESMGVQAPLVSHAALEAEMYFLKKENAELKAKIQYLTVRFCYENVQGNDKLIVLYTGLPNSQIFEALFHLIEKLDIKYYHKWTVQKLTRIDQLFLTLVKLRLNFPQLDLAQRFGVAQSTVSNIILTFVHVIYEILYKQFMTTMPSREKNKSCLPTCFSNFTNCRAVLDCTEIFTVVSRKSMSTQKLTYSTYKHHNTFKGLIGVAPNGVITFVSDLYVGSTSDQKVVLNCGIIDMLKTGDMILADKGFLIQNILPPGVTLNIPPFLSNVQFTPEQVKCTENIARARIHVERAIRRLKCYHILNFLPESLCHYGDIVFKATAALTNLQFPLIKEVAELFQDCDD; from the exons ATGGGAATGTGTTGGGCTCCAGATTGCAAACACTATAGTACTCGCgataaatgccatttttttagttttcctaaGTCGGGAAAAGAACGAGCactatggaaaaaattgttgag aaGAGATGTAGAACCCGGACCAGGAGCCTACGTTTGCAGCTGCCATTTTCGGGATGGAAGAAAGGAAAATGgtcctgaattatttttgcacaatatcgcaaaaagagcctattttcaagtggaatctccagaaaaaaaaaagatgaaaaaacaagGACTCCCTTCTTGTTCTAGTTCCGCTGAATcattaag TGTTGATATACCGGAAGAAACAGTACCATCGACAATGAATTTAGAGGAAGTGCCATCGACGTCTACAGCCGTAGTTGCAGCACCAGCAGATATAATTCAAGATGCTCCGTTAGAATCTATGGGTGTGCAAGCACCCTTGGTGTCACATGCGGCTCTTGAAGCAGAAatgtattttctcaaaaaggaaaatgctgaacttaaagcaaaaatacaatatctgACAGTACGATTTTGCTATGAAAATGTTCAAGGAAATGACAAACTCATTGTTTTATATACCGGTCTTCCCAATAGCCAGATTTTCGAAGCATTGTTTCACTTAATCGAAAAGTTGgacataaaatattaccacAAATGGACAGTCCAAAAGTTAACTAGAATTGACCAACTCTTTTTAACCCTAGTAAAATTACGACTCAATTTCCCTCAACTTGATTTGGCGCAACGCTTTGGGGTTGCCCAAAGCACAGtttctaatattattttaacatttgtccatgtaatatatgaaattttatataaacagtTTATGACGACAATGCCTTCgcgcgaaaaaaataaatcttgcttgccaacatgttttagcaattttactaattgtagAGCAGTTCTAGATTGTACCGAAATTTTCACTGTGGTATCACGTAAGTCTATGTcaacacagaaattaacaTATAGTACTTACAAACATCATAATACTTTCAAAGGGCTAATTGGAGTTGCACCCAATGGTGTCATCACATTTGTAAGTGATTTATACGTGGGATCAACTTCTGatcaaaaagttgttttaaattgtggaaTAATCGACATGTTAAAAACTGGAGATATGATTTTAGCCGATAAGGGATTTTTGATCCAAAATATTCTGCCACCAGGGGTCACTTTGAATATTCCaccttttttatcaaatgtccAATTTACACCAGAGCAAGTTAAGTGTACCGAAAATATTGCACGTGCAAGAATACACGTCGAAAGGGCAATACGccgattaaaatgttatcatattttaaattttttgccagagTCTTTGTGCCACTATGgagatattgtttttaaagcgACTGCCGCTTTAACAAACCTccaatttccattaattaaagaggtagcagaattgtttcaggattgtgatgattaa
- the LOC135265220 gene encoding uncharacterized protein LOC135265220 isoform X2, with the protein MWPFKTEGKMVCHTNDIGFLLNDEFMGCNRRNPNKRVVFCPPPPSRGMNSRYTRVEGSGTYMVESSTGCEFCASFVSVFCYRVFSDRSPYLRVLEFLKFCFSKTLSHFCGTSLGFYITTMGMCWAPDCKHYSTRDKCHFFSFPKSGKERALWKKLLRRDVEPGPGAYVCSCHFRDGRKENGPELFLHNIAKRAYFQVESPEKKKMKKQGLPSCSSSAESLSVDIPEETVPSTMNLEEVPSTSTAVVAAPADIIQDAPLESMGVQAPLVSHAALEAEMYFLKKENAELKAKIQYLTVRFCYENVQGNDKLIVLYTGLPNSQIFEALFHLIEKLDIKYYHKWTVQKLTRIDQLFLTLVKLRLNFPQLDLAQRFGVAQSTVSNIILTFVHVIYEILYKQFMTTMPSREKNKSCLPTCFSNFTNCRAVLDCTEIFTVVSRKSMSTQKLTYSTYKHHNTFKGLIGVAPNGVITFVSDLYVGSTSDQKVVLNCGIIDMLKTGDMILADKGFLIQNILPPGVTLNIPPFLSNVQFTPEQVKCTENIARARIHVERAIRRLKCYHILNFLPESLCHYGDIVFKATAALTNLQFPLIKEVAELFQDCDD; encoded by the exons atgtggcCTTTTAAAACTGAGGGAAAAATGGTTTGCCACACTAATGACATTGGATTTCTTCTGAATGACGAATTCATGGGGTGCAACCGGCGCAACCCCAATAAACGGGTTGTTTTCTGTCCCCCTCCCCCATCACGAGGGATGAATAGCAGGTATACGAGGGTAGAGGGTTCAGGCACATACATGGTTGAAAGTAGTACGGGTTGTGAGTTCTGTGCTTCTTTCGTGAGTGTCTTTTGTTATCGTGTTTTTTCCGATCGTTCTCCATATCTTCGtgttcttgaatttttaaaattctgtttttccaAGACATTATCTCATTTTTGTGGTACATCATTAG GTTTTTACATCACAACTATGGGAATGTGTTGGGCTCCAGATTGCAAACACTATAGTACTCGCgataaatgccatttttttagttttcctaaGTCGGGAAAAGAACGAGCactatggaaaaaattgttgag aaGAGATGTAGAACCCGGACCAGGAGCCTACGTTTGCAGCTGCCATTTTCGGGATGGAAGAAAGGAAAATGgtcctgaattatttttgcacaatatcgcaaaaagagcctattttcaagtggaatctccagaaaaaaaaaagatgaaaaaacaagGACTCCCTTCTTGTTCTAGTTCCGCTGAATcattaag TGTTGATATACCGGAAGAAACAGTACCATCGACAATGAATTTAGAGGAAGTGCCATCGACGTCTACAGCCGTAGTTGCAGCACCAGCAGATATAATTCAAGATGCTCCGTTAGAATCTATGGGTGTGCAAGCACCCTTGGTGTCACATGCGGCTCTTGAAGCAGAAatgtattttctcaaaaaggaaaatgctgaacttaaagcaaaaatacaatatctgACAGTACGATTTTGCTATGAAAATGTTCAAGGAAATGACAAACTCATTGTTTTATATACCGGTCTTCCCAATAGCCAGATTTTCGAAGCATTGTTTCACTTAATCGAAAAGTTGgacataaaatattaccacAAATGGACAGTCCAAAAGTTAACTAGAATTGACCAACTCTTTTTAACCCTAGTAAAATTACGACTCAATTTCCCTCAACTTGATTTGGCGCAACGCTTTGGGGTTGCCCAAAGCACAGtttctaatattattttaacatttgtccatgtaatatatgaaattttatataaacagtTTATGACGACAATGCCTTCgcgcgaaaaaaataaatcttgcttgccaacatgttttagcaattttactaattgtagAGCAGTTCTAGATTGTACCGAAATTTTCACTGTGGTATCACGTAAGTCTATGTcaacacagaaattaacaTATAGTACTTACAAACATCATAATACTTTCAAAGGGCTAATTGGAGTTGCACCCAATGGTGTCATCACATTTGTAAGTGATTTATACGTGGGATCAACTTCTGatcaaaaagttgttttaaattgtggaaTAATCGACATGTTAAAAACTGGAGATATGATTTTAGCCGATAAGGGATTTTTGATCCAAAATATTCTGCCACCAGGGGTCACTTTGAATATTCCaccttttttatcaaatgtccAATTTACACCAGAGCAAGTTAAGTGTACCGAAAATATTGCACGTGCAAGAATACACGTCGAAAGGGCAATACGccgattaaaatgttatcatattttaaattttttgccagagTCTTTGTGCCACTATGgagatattgtttttaaagcgACTGCCGCTTTAACAAACCTccaatttccattaattaaagaggtagcagaattgtttcaggattgtgatgattaa